Part of the Arachis hypogaea cultivar Tifrunner chromosome 6, arahy.Tifrunner.gnm2.J5K5, whole genome shotgun sequence genome, ttatttattacatgaaaaacatcttttttttttttaaaaaaaagatcttttaaaaaagatgtaattacagtttctcaaaaaagatgtttttttttcctggtacttttacttttattactagaaatttgccaaacacgctaaaaaataaaaataaaagagtaaattacCAATTATGCCCCCGAATTTGTAAAACGCTGACAAAAATAACCCTAATATTTGATAACGACAATCATACcctcgaaaaatttaaaaacgcTACAAATCTGCCCAACCGTAAGGAGAACCCTTCTCCGTTTAACGGAGCTTGGTGATGTGGCAAATGGAAATCCAACGTGGCCTCCGTATTAGGATCCCAATATTTGAAGTTAAGGACTTACTTGAATGAGCTCTGTAAGGCCAACCCAGGATCCACTTGCCGTATGAGCACAACCCCACAACAAGAAGGGTTGCCTAAGTTTAGAAGTCTTTACATCTGTCTAGATGCCTGCAAATAACGGCACCCAGTGTTCTTTGTCTGCCCAACACAAAAATCATTCATCAAGCTCAATTGTCAATGAGGGGAACAAATGAAGCAGAAAATTAATACATACCTTCCACAGAGGACACCTGAAGAACCATCTTCCTGGGTTTCTCCTCGTCTTCGACTTCAACGCCACTACCTGAAGATGGCAGAAGCATGTACCATCATATGACTTGCTCACATGTTCTTCGAGCTCTTCAGATCTACTATTTTCTATAGACTATGTTCTTCGATTACAACTGGACATGACTGAGCATCCACCATGCATGGTAATGGTTAGGGTTTTGCTTTATGCTCAAATTGGGGAAAACATTCTCTCTCAATTCTATATAAGGGAGAAAAGGGATTGAGATCCTAATACGGAAGCCACGTTGGATTTTCGTTTGCCACATCACCAAGCTCTGTTAAACGGAGAAGGGTTCTCCTCACGGTTGGGTAGATTTGTAgcgtttttaaatttttcgaggGTATGATTGTCGTTATCAAATATTAGGATTATTTTTGTCAGCGTTTTTACAAATTCGGGGGCATAATTGGTAATTTActcaaaataaaaagatatttttttatcaaaataatagcgTCCAAACAAGCACTTACTCTCTATCACCTTCCTCATCTCCACTCCCTTCACATCCACCCCCTCAAAAAATAATGCTTCTCTGCCCTCTCCACTGCCGCCGCACCCTCCATCACCTTCATTCACCTCCCTATAGTCGCAGTCCTCGCCAATCTCCACCTACACATCCTCTACATCGAACTTTTTTGCTACGGCAACCATAACCTTTACCAAATCCTCCATTCCATTTCCAAAATCTCAAACATCAAAGCCATTGTTTTGGACTTCATAAACTTCACTGACACCACACCAGGGTGGGAATGATGAGAAAGGGTGTCTAAGTTGGCTGGACTCGCAGTCGAGTCAAAGCGTGGTGCTGCTGAGTTTTGGAAGTTTAGGAAGATTTTCGAAGAAATAGTTAAAGAAGATAACTATGGGGTTGGAGAAGAGCAAGCAGAGATTCTTGTGGGTGGTGAGAGCTAAGGCTGAGTCAGATAACTCGAAACCGAGTCGAATGAGTTGTTTTCGGAAGGGTTCTTgaagagaatgaaagaaaaggGAATAGTGGTTAAGGAATGGGCTCTACAGGCAGTGATACTGAGTCATGACTCGATGAGAGTTTTGCGACTCACTACGATTGAAACTCAGTCTTGGAGGCTGTTTGTGAAGGAGTGCTGATGATTGCGTAGCCTCTTTATGCAGAGCGAAAGATGAACATAGTGATTATGGTGTGAGAAATGAAGGTTACTTTGGTGGTGAAGGAGGATAAAGATGGTTTGTGAGTCAAGTGAATTGGGAAGCAAGTTAATGAAGGGGACTGTTTTGTCCTTCTCGCACACGTGGACACTTCATTGCCACGCGTGCAAATTTGCATGCCAACTCAACATTTTTTATTAGTGAGTCACGTTGAAAAATGGACGGAAGACTATTATGTCTGacgaaaaaaatgttaaaaattaatctgtgtattaattttttttggattaaaatgtcattttttaaaattttttgagactaatttcaaatcattattctaaaatttatgtctatatattttatattgcgTTTGTATGTCATATTTCGTGTCTATATCAGTACACATCTTCCACAAAATTGGATGCTATAGCTGATATCATAAGTTTCAGAAAAAGAAAACtaggaaagaataagaaaatacactcaaattattaaaaaaaaccgACATATCTTTATTTCTAGTAATATTGTAATAGtataagattttttttgttattatatatatatatatatacttttaattcCCGAGATCCATTTTTTTTTTGCGTTACACGCAAGTTGGCCGCTCCCCTCAGCAAACTTTGTCATTTTAACAAGGTTTGCTGAACCTCTTAGCGCAATTCAAATAAGTTCGTCAATAAAATCTTATCGAGCCTAGTTGAAAACGAAAATTACTATTAGTAGCTTATCATTTTCCTTGATTTGATCTTTTAATACTTTATACAATGTCTGGAATTCTATTGTTATCTATTCATTATAATAGTGAAACATTATATGATGAAACATGATCTATCGTGTTTAGCTTTGCTGAATCAGTATTTGCATATATTGCACTCGAAATCGAAAGTCTATTAGCGTTGAAGAATTTGATATTATATGCTATTGGCCAACAATACacgaaaagaatgaaaaaaatttactACAGATATCCGTCCGAAGtagataatattttattttacaaaaggTATATCATAGATTaaaattgttgttattattattattattattattattattattattattattatttattctaaatcTCCGTTTTGataagattttatatttttgtgaattAGGTATCGGTTACGTGATGATGAGGACATATGTCTTATTAAGACTTGGTACAACCGTTAGACAAATGTCCATCTGTTGAAACTATTTATTTTTCCAGTCGACTTGGGTGGAGAATCAACTGCAGATACTGCTGATGATACCCCTTTAAGTGGAGCAGTTAGAAGAAATATTAGAAGTACGATAGTTGACCTAAATATGCCACCAAGTGAAGATGGTATGAATATATGATACAAGTTGATGTTGaaagtcatgagaattctgcCATTAGAGACCTGACGGTAGATCCCTATCAAGTTAACCCTCATGACAGTGAAGATGCTGAGATTGAACCAATAAAAATTCCGGACGaagaggagaaggaagaaatGAATTACTACAGTGATATACAAATCGCACTGACACAGCCTGCCATTTTTCGGCCATATGATCATCTGAATCACTTTTTCACATCCGGGTGATGGACTGGGAGATCATCTGGCACAACCCCACCAACCACCAAGTGTTGGTCGCTTTGATCAACCACCTCTATGTGCGCCCACTGAAGTACCATCTCAAATATAGTTGTGATGGGTGCAGGTCAATCGCATGATGTATCTGAAGTCCACGGTCTTCCCAAGTTGCCTACAGCTCATGTCAATCCCCTCAAGAACTCAAGGAATCACTCGTCTCTGCCAAATCTGTCATTGTGTCCATGCATTTCATCAATATTCAGTGGTCCGATCAAAATGTGTTGAAGGCCACCAAACTGACGCACAACGCAGTCTATCTGATGCCACTCGATGataataaagcataaaaataggCATACTATTGCAGTAAAAACTTTAGCCACAACGATCCTATGTGGAACTATACCCTAAATGAGTGGGCCAGCATATATACGACGTCTAATTAACCTGATCACACACCTCAAGAAGCATCATATACACAAAAAAAAGGTTATTTAAtatatgaaaataattaaatGTTTATGACTTATTTGAAGTTCGTCAAAGAGGacaatgaactttacataatgTATGAAGTTTGGCCAGAGGTACTATGAATCTTGTTAAAATGACCAAGTTCCCGGAGGGGAATGACGAACTTGCATGTAacgctaaaaaaaaaagaatagatcTCGAAAATTaaagggaagatattttttttggaaataatttttttttatatattttattacggGGAAAAAAATCCTAATAGTATACATTATTTTTGCTTGTTCTGTCTACAAGGAAACCGAAACGGCTATACCCCATGTTCCTCGTACATATAATCATGTACGTAGCTATGTAcatttctaataaaaattaaaattatattctcACTTCGATTCATCTGTTGTTGTGTAATACAGAAGTAactatatagatttttttttatttttatttcgaaCCCACAACCTTTTAAttgagtataaaaaaattatattatttgaggtatAACTCATTGACAAGTAACTATATAGATTTATTTAATACCTTATCTCCTAAACTATTTCTTGATGATGCGATCCTTTCTGTCCAAATAAatattgtttttgaatttttatttaattcaaatatGATAACTGATAAGCTAAGACTAATGCTCAAAATTAAAGGATCTATTCATGTTCATACTTGATAATAAATTGTTTTAAAAACTTATTCGTTATTATTTTAGAAGCTTAaagaagaaaaagctattcaCAGACATGTATAGTATCGCCTTCATCCTCCAAATTTCATTAACCCTATTTTAGCAAAATGTTATAATAATGCCAAATATATACACCGACTTTTAAAAAATTGTGCCGGAAGcttcattatattatatatttagtcaatattttatattctaattatcaaattttaaattaaaatttaaaaatctaatttctattataaaaataagatattggcgtaatattaataaaaaaaatatcgtatcctaattttttttccttatatATCATTCTGGTGGGAATGATTAAGTGGAGTTAATTCTGCATATTttgtttttgagttattttttatttgttgttataTATTGTTGTTAAGTTCTTGGCTGTTTGTCTGTTTCACCTTGCTTCACCTCTATtgtgttgaatttttttaaaacaaaattgttgtattttatttattttattatatttatttttaaatttaattattctgttagtttttataattttatcaaatttttagttagatttatatatatattttttagttgagttcttatattacttttaattttataattaaatcttttttagtataaaaatattagaattaactgaatatttttttgtaaattaaaaatattcataattaaaaatctaactaGACTTTTTATCGTatgtattttgaaaaaaaatagtctgtaaattttaatgtttttgatataaaaatgacctaattataaaattaaaagcagtatagagattcaattaaaagaaaaaaatataaaaatttaattaaaaatttagtgaaactataaagactgaccagataattaaactttatttttatacaaaaataaaaatatatacaaatatttaaaaaaatgacgtaaataaaataagacaacttattttttttccttcttcttcctagAAGATGTGTGTAGTCTTCATGAGCGTTACAGCAAATCAAATTGGCAATTAGCAATTCAAAACAAGGAAAGAGTGTTTTGCTCAAGTGGCTTGAATTTGTTTGGTCAAGTtgttgtaaaattaataaattattaatacttATACTTTTATGCATTCCTTGCATTTGAATAGTTTGTACTTTGTATTGGGTTGGGCTTGTCGCTTTGTCTTGTGATAACGCATAAAAGTAGTTAGCTGCTTCCCAAGTTgggtatataaaataatattgtgGATCATATTGAAAGTGAAATTAAGGTGTTGATTCATTGCAGGTTCATGAACATCTTCCATGCTTTTCAAATCATTTGAATAACGCAATTTCCATCATTATCACCATAATTATACTCCCATTTTAAAAGTTGCAACTAGTGAGTCAATTTTGTCccactaacaaaaaataaataaataaataacagtcAATGTTTTTACATAACAAATTAATAAAAGATGAATACCTTCTGTAATATGTTTTTTGTTGgatgtttattaaaattaaatattttttaaaaatttggtctaaaattaaaaatactaaaatgcaTGCTTACCGTTAAAAGACCATACACAAAGCTTAAATATTCTAAAAGAATTAGTAAAAAGGGGTAAACATTGTAGCTGAATAAATATCCTTGGTCAAAAATACAGTGAAGTACAGTGTCCTTTTTTCTTCAATTACCCCAACAAGTCCCAACCTCTTGTGTTTCCCCATTTATCACTAGTCTCCTCTTTTCTTACACACAAGAAAATTGTTATGTTATGCTATTATGAGGATtgtactataataataataataataataataataatgtaagtttattcaaaaaattaaataatttatttaaaaaattggaaTTGGAAGTAAACTGTAtactaaataataacaataaaaaaagttatttgacaccatgtaaataaaaatataaaaaaattcaaatcataATTACTCATTATTCATAAACTGAGATGATGATATGTATTCTCTATATTCTTCTATCCTAATCCACTCCATTCTCTCATCTTCCACAGAAACGTTCAAAGTCCAAACATGCTTATCTTTTTAACATGACCTGTGCCCAAACCACTAAACATATCATTTTCTTACAAGAaacattgataataatatattaaaaaatattattatttatttgaaaaaaaaaatcattgtgGTTTCTGGTTTGTGGTATTCATGGtaggaagaagaataatgaataaTTAGTAATAACAATAAGAAAACCCCACTTTCTATGCACACATACATTGCATGTGCCAACAAAACACAAACCCCCCAATTCAATGCATTGGTCTTTTCTAATTCTatgaatctctctctctctctctctctctcaacttGTTGTAAATAAAAACCTTCCCTTTCTCAAACCAACCGTTATTTTTTCCTCCATTCACACAATTtccatctcttcttccttctctctcttttttccctATGTTTTAGGGTTTCAACATTCTACAATCAAAAATCAATCTTCTCTACCCTAAATTCATCTCATGCTTTATTGCTCTCAAGAATCAAACACAGCCAAAACTGAAGTCACCGCCTTGTtcttcttcgtgttcttcttcgTCTTTTTTGCTCTCTTTGGAGGGTTCTTTTGTGGAGAACGGTGCGGATCTGACCTCTCACGGTTTTTTGAGCTGTGCCAATGTCTAAAGTCTTCGGCTTTTCCGGTGAGTTAATCGATTCATGGCTTTGTTTCTTGTATTTTGTGGTTAGAATTGAGAAACTTCAGTGTTTGATAATTTGTTGTTTTTATAAGTAAAAGATGAAACTTTATCATGTGTTTGCTTTGAATATCTTAATTTGTGTTTTGTGATGGTTCATCATGTTGTTAACTGTTAAGTTACAAAAGTTTCCGATTTTGAAGCTGTGTAATCAAATTGCATGTATACGCTGAGGAAGATGATATAGTTTTTATACGTAGGTACTTTTTTCTCCGTGTTTGATAGAATGGATAGGTATCTAGTGGTTCTGATAAAGATATGAACAGCTAATGGAGATATAGATAGGGTGTTTTGTCCTTGATTTATGTCATGTATTGTTTTTCCAAGATGGCTGAGCCATGAGTATTTTATCTGTGTATCTATGTGTTATTAATCTCGTTGAAACTTGAAAGTGGATCTGAACCTGTTGTTGATTTCTAAGGTTGAGTTTTCAAGCAAATATGGTTCTTTTGTTGTAAGGTCAAATATTTCTTCAAATGGATATGTAGTTCTTGTTGTTCCTTTCAGTGGTTAAATCTTCATGTTTTGCTACGTATATATGAATGATCTCTGTGTTTCTGATTTTGTTCCTGGTTTGGTTTTCAGGAGTTGATAATTTTTGCCCTGGTGGGTCAATATATGCCTGTGGCAACCCCAAGGAAGCAAGTTTATTCCTTCCTCTTGGTCCACAAGTTGATGTTTACTTTCCACCTCGGAAGAGATCGCGGATCAGTGCTCCGTTTGTTTTCAATGGAGAATGGCTTGAACAGAAACAGAAGACATCTATTGAATCATTACCAGATGAGTGCCTCTTTGAGATCCTTAGGCGGTTGCCTGCAGGACAAGATAGGAGCGCCTGTGCTTGCGTTTCCAAGCGCTGGCTTATGTGTCTAAGCAACATTTGCAAGAGCGAAATTTGCTGCAACAAAAGTGCTGCACCAGAGAGCAGCCTTAGTGTAAAAGAGGGGGGTGATGAGGAATTTGGTGGCGAGGGATACCTCTCCCGGAGCTTGGAAGGAAAGAAGGCAACAGATATTAGACTTGCAGCAATTGCAGTTGGAACTGCATCTCGAGGAGGATTGGGGAAGCTTTCGATCCGTGGAAGCAATTCAGACCGTGTGGTGACTAATCTTGGTCTCAAAGCAGTTGGTCATGGATGCCCTTCTTTGAAGTCTCTTTCTCTCTGGAatgttgctacaattgatgatgAAGGCTTAATTGAGATTGCAAATGGATGTCAACAGCTGGAGAAGCTTGACCTTTGCAAGTGCCCAGCAATAACGGACAAGGGTTTGATTGCAGTTGTGAAGAAATGCCCAAATCTGACAGAGTTATCATTGGAATCTTGTCCTAACATTGGTAATGAATGTCTAAGTGCTATTGGGAAAAGCTGCTCCAATCTGAAGTCCATAGCCATCAAGGACTGCAGTAGTGTTGGTGATCAGGGAATTGCTTGCTTGTTTTCTTCGACAACTTTGCTTCTGTCGAAGGTGAAACTACAAGCACTGACTATTTCCGATCTATCGCTTGCTGTTATTGGACATTATGGAAAGGCAGTTACGGATCTTGTCCTCAATTCCCTCCCAAATGTCAGCGAGAGGGGTTTCTGGGTTATGGGCAATGGTAATGGATTGCAGAAGCTGAAGTCACTTACAGTTGGGCCCTGCCTAGGACTAACAGATGTTGGTCTTGAAGCCGTGGGGAAGGGTTGCCCAAATCTGAAAGCCATCCACCTTCGCAAGTCTACACTTTTGTCAGACAATGGGTTGGTATCATTTGTGAAGGCCACTTCATCTCTAGAGAGCCTACAATTGGAAGAGTGCCACAGAATTTCCCAATTGGGTTTTCTTGGTGTTCTTTTTAACTGTGGTGCCATATTGAAGGCAATTTCTTTGACTAGCTGCTTTGGGTTCAAGGATCTGAATATGGTATTGCCCCCATCATCCCCTTGTGAATCTCTTCGGTCCTTATCAATCCTTAACTGCCCTGGTTTTGGTAATGCTACCCTCTCTGTCCTGGGAAAGCAGTGTCCTCAGCTTCAACATGTTGAACTGAGTGGACTTGATGGTGTGAGAGATGCCGGGCTTCTCTCATTGCTTGAGAGCAACGAAGGTGGTCTGGTCAAAGTTAATCTCAGTGATTGCGTAAATCTGACTGACAAAGCTGTTTCATCCTTGGTCAATCTGCATGGTTGGACTCTTGAGGTTCTAAACCTTGATGGTTGTAAGAATGTCAGTGATGCTAGCATGGTGGCAATTGCTGAAAATTGCCCATTGCTATGTGACCTTGATGTTTCCAAGTGCGCGATCACTGATACTGGGATTGCAGCCCTGGCGGAAGCGAAGCAGTTCAATCTGCAGATTCTTTCTTTGTCAGGTTGCAGTTTGGTTTCAGATAGGAGCTTGCCATCTTTGAAAAAATTAGGCAGCACCCTTCTGGGACTAAACATCCAGCACTGCAACTCAATAAGCAGCAGCACAGTCGACATGCTTGTTGAACAACTCTGGAGGTGTGACATCCTCTCATGAGCAAGAACAACTAATCTCCCTCCCGCAAGTTAGCCCAGGATCGGAACAACCTCAACGCTAGTTGGACAGTTATGATTAGTATTGCACAGTAGTTTTTGGGTCCATTAACTTTTGGGTCTTGATCATCATCCAGCGACTCGGGTTCACTTTTTTTCGGGGCTTGCAGCCATTTCACCACAATTTTTTGCAGGTTTCCTTTGAAATGGTAACCTGTTCTAAGGTTTTTTGGCGTCCCATTCATGGGATTGCCACCTTAATGGCTGCATTATCTCTGAGAACATAGTTACCTGGTTCTGGATTTAGGAATCTTTCTTCACCATGTCTATGGTTTTTCAGCTACTTTTACCAGAGTCTTTTCAATGTTGTTTTACCAAATATGCCACAATGTTTGGGTCTCCCTTTTACTCAAAGGGCACAATAGGTTCCACTTTGTGTTGTTTTTAGGTTGCTTGCAGTTGTTGAGTTCAGAGTTAATGATGCCTTGTCCTTATAGTGGCTTTGGCCATGGCAGCAGGTTATACAGTTCTGCCATGACAACTTCTTCTCTCTCCTTTGGGAAGTTGGTTGTTTTTTATATTCCAAGGTCCTAGTTTTCTCAAGGCTTCATTTTTTTTATGGACTTGTAACTGCAACTTCTATACAATGTAATGTTCATATGTGCCCTTTGTGCTGTAATGCTATGGAAAGTTATGAATAAAATTTGTAGTTTGGTTCCAAATGCAAATGTGTTAAGGTATGCGTGTATATACTTTGATTATGGTTTTCACTAGTATGTTATAAATCATCAATTTTTCTCACAGTATGCTGATAAATTATGCTTCAATCCTTTGTAGAGACATTATTCTTTCCGTTTACCATGTCGTTTCCACTATTACAACATTAATTAGAGTTTTGATACAAATGTTTATTAAGAGTGATCACAAATTATCTTTATTCATCATTAACGTATCTGATTATTTTAATGTATTTCATGAAGTCAAAAAGTTTATTGTTTGAAATCATGTAGACGAGAGTTTCTCATTTTTAGTTGTGATGGGAATATCACTTTCAATTTGCATAGCTATTTGAATCATCATGCCATAATTGGTTATAGTCTCCTCACAAGTCTATGTCTTTTTAAGTTTATGTctttttgacaattaaatttaattaaattggtttaagtctaacaaaaattagtttcattagtaaaaatatgtttgtattctgtatttatttatttattttttttttgcgtttTGAATTGTGCAAAATTTTATCAGATAAATAgcatttaaattttgtatttaggatataaaaattttttattttgacattGAAATTTTTTAAGCATGATGTATTTTTTTCGTCGTTAAACCAATTGTGTGATAtttaacgaagaagaagaagatgatgatgatgatgaaagaacaagagaaaaaaaggaaaagaataaaTCAAATTagaaaagaaggaggaggaggaggtggtggtagTGACAATGACaacaataacaaaagagaaagaagcgccttcgaagaagatgaagaaaatcacGCGTACAGTAAATACTGCGTGATGTGAAAAAAGGTTACAACTTGGTTAGACTTGATTAGATAATTCATTTAGTTATAGAGtttttcgaattaattaacaacctAACATTGCTACTAAATATTATGTTTGAAATATtcgttattttttaattaaaattctcaagttactttttatttttactaaaataaactaaaattttagaataaatggTCAAACTAGTCTTCGAAAGATCACTCATTCTTTAAATTAGTCttcagaattttttttaatcaaattcgtcctttaaaattttaagttagttATTTTAGTCTTTCCATTGCTAACGGCGTTAAAATTTGTTGATTAACACGTTTAGTGACACCACAACACATATCTAGTAGTACTAATTGGCGGCTAACAtgataattttatgaatttaaatcAATTCAACCCCAAATCGAGAGATTTCAATGCCCTAAGTTCTCTCCTACTCTCTAAGGCGCGGGGATCTGACTGTGAAAAATTTTTTCCGTAGAGATGGGGACCGGGTACGAAATTCCCATGAGGCAAGCGCAGGGACCGGACGGGATCTCCGTTTctgttaattttcgaaattcataaatttatttaattgtctttaataatttatttctcatatttttttagtcatttcacatgcCATATATGTAGAGAGAGAAACCTTAAATTTTCAATTCTCATTTGCATAATCCTTCTTCCATTTTGATATCCCTAGTATTGTCCATATTCCATCCAACCTATCTACAGCTATTCCCTTGCCACTCTCCCTTCTCACCGTATTATCATCCCTCATCGTGCTGTCAACCCTCACCGTGCCGTTTTCTCTGTTTGCGGTGTTCTTTCTCCTCTTTAATAGTGCATCCGTTCTCCTCTCTGCCATTCCGtcgtcgtgtccattctcctctccATTGTTGCGTCCCCATCTCGTTTCCTGCTCTGTGCGCTACCTCGCTGTCGCATCTTCTTACTGCGTCAGTTCGAATGAAGTCGTCGTctacaaattaatatttttatataaaatggaTACTTGCAGCTCTActcttataaaaattaataattagtcagaaTTATCacagaaataaaaaaatggagCCCCATAAGAAATGAAATCCCACGAAAAATGGGGATGAGAGCAATATTTCCCATGGTAAAGACCAGAGGCGGAGATGGAGAGTAAATTTAGGGGCAGGGACGGGGAGCATGGAGGCATTTTACGCCCCTATCCTACCCCATTGTCATCCCTTCAGttagattttgatttgatttaatttcataaatttattatgataatagcCAATTAAGATTCCTATGCGTGTGTTGTAATATTACTTAATGTGCCACAAATTTTGGCACCGTcaacaaaaaaaagaataaaaaatctaacataattaatttaaaattttttaaggacaaatttgattaaaaaaatattttagagactaatttaaagaacgaataatcttttaagaataaatttaactatttattcAAACTTTTATTATAATAAGATAACTACAAGTAGATAAAATCATTTTGACGAACAAATTCATAAACAATCCTTCATTTAAGAATTTTAGTAGTATTAAACTATTAATTTAAGGACTTGGCTAAAATATAACCCTAAGAGTATTGgttaagagaataaaataaaaaataaataaatattttttaacgaATTAGATgaatacaaaattttgaaaaataatatttatattatcaattatgttagatatatactaaaatcaattattaaaattagttatatatCAAAATAgaatacacattaaaatataaaatatatatctatatgtatttatatataaatatatgatagttgattttagtgtgtgaataatatttttattatattacatattttataaaatcctTTAACTTGTAATAGTCTGAATAAGTATCCGTTAACAAAACTCTTGATTTTAATGATTAAAATAGCAGATATTATGAAATCTAGCCATTCacattttgttgtttttgtgGTGGGGAAATGAATCTGTGGTCTGGTTTACAAATCGTCCAGGTTGCATTTAATGTGCAAAACACGGAACTTTAAGAAGCTTTTGGAATCTGTTACTTACATAATCTTAGGTTGGTGGAACAACAATTATTgacagaagaaggaaaaaaaaatgtaTGGCACATGGAACTTCACATGCATTGTCATGCTTCAAGGTTCATGCACAAGCTCCATATTACTTAAGCATATATGAaccctcttttattttttggcCCCACAAAATAAATCATTAATAATTGATTCTGCGAAAGACATGTCCCATT contains:
- the LOC112755706 gene encoding EIN3-binding F-box protein 1, with translation MSKVFGFSGVDNFCPGGSIYACGNPKEASLFLPLGPQVDVYFPPRKRSRISAPFVFNGEWLEQKQKTSIESLPDECLFEILRRLPAGQDRSACACVSKRWLMCLSNICKSEICCNKSAAPESSLSVKEGGDEEFGGEGYLSRSLEGKKATDIRLAAIAVGTASRGGLGKLSIRGSNSDRVVTNLGLKAVGHGCPSLKSLSLWNVATIDDEGLIEIANGCQQLEKLDLCKCPAITDKGLIAVVKKCPNLTELSLESCPNIGNECLSAIGKSCSNLKSIAIKDCSSVGDQGIACLFSSTTLLLSKVKLQALTISDLSLAVIGHYGKAVTDLVLNSLPNVSERGFWVMGNGNGLQKLKSLTVGPCLGLTDVGLEAVGKGCPNLKAIHLRKSTLLSDNGLVSFVKATSSLESLQLEECHRISQLGFLGVLFNCGAILKAISLTSCFGFKDLNMVLPPSSPCESLRSLSILNCPGFGNATLSVLGKQCPQLQHVELSGLDGVRDAGLLSLLESNEGGLVKVNLSDCVNLTDKAVSSLVNLHGWTLEVLNLDGCKNVSDASMVAIAENCPLLCDLDVSKCAITDTGIAALAEAKQFNLQILSLSGCSLVSDRSLPSLKKLGSTLLGLNIQHCNSISSSTVDMLVEQLWRCDILS